The DNA segment TTGCCGACCTCTTCGATGTCCGGCGTGCGCACGCACTTCTGCACGCTGGTGACGCGCGGGGCGGGCGGCTTGACCTCACCGAGGAAGTAGGGCTTGAAGGGCACCATGCCGGCGGGGACCAGCAGCAGAGTCGGGTCGTCCGCGATGAGCGACGCCGAAGGGACAACGGTGTGACCGCGCTCCTCGTAGAAGCTCAGCCAGCGGCGACGAATTTCTGCCGACTCCATCAGTGGTCCTCATTCCGGTTGTACGAGTGGTAGGGAAGGGTGGGGTGGGTGGCGGGGCCGCCGCCGGGCAGGGCGGGGGTGTCCGGGGCCTCGATGCCCAGCGCCTCGCCGAGTTCGGCCTCGCGGCGGGCCATGCCCTCGCGGACGTCCAGTGCGAAGTCCTTGATCCGGTGGCCGGCCACGACCGCCTTGTCGGCGGCCTGCGCGGCGAGGCTCTCGGGGGCGAGCTGCCTGATCTTCCGGTTGACCTTGGTGGTGGCCCACACTCCGGCGGCTGCGCCGGCGGTGAACCAGAACGTACGGCGGAACATCGCTGCGTCAGTCCTTAGATCCGCGGGAATTACGGCCGTTGCGCTTCCGGGCGCGTGCCGACGGCACGGTCCGGCCGACGATCACCGAGCGCCCGGAGCGCGCTTCCGGTTCGGGGGCGGAGCGGCGGCCGATGGCCTGCCTGACCCCGTAGCCGAACGCGGCGACCTTGACCAGCGGGCCGCCGAAGGCGGAGGCGACGGTGGTGGAGAGCGCGGAGGCGTTGGAGGTGACTTCCTGCACGTCCGTGGCGATGGCGTCGACCTTGTCGAGCTGGGTCTGCGCGGCGCGCACGGTCGCGGAGGCGTCCGCGAGCAGCGGTACGGCCTGTTCGGTCACGTCCGCGACGAGTCTGGTGGTCGCCCTGAGCGTCTGGGCGAGCCTCACCAGCACGACGGCGAGGAACGAAACCAGGATCGCCCAGAAGACGGCCACCAGAATCCCGGCCACCTCACCACCGGACACAGTGCACCGCGCTCTCTGCTTGTCGTCTGTCTGTCTTGTTCTCCTGCTTTGCGGCGAGGGCCGCCGGGGCGGCCGGTCGCCTCCCTCGAGCCTATCGCGCCGGGGCTCGCGCCCCGTACCGCATAAGCCGTCGTGCGGCGGGTGTCCGCGCGACGCGTTTGTACGGAGTGCTTTCAAGCCAGTACTCTGCGTGTTTCATGCGACGCCCTCAGCGCCCCTCTTCGCCCACCGGTGATTCCGGTGCCCCGGCCGCCTGCGACGACACCGCCGCGCACCCGTGTCCGGGCAATCTCCCCGCCGAGCTGAACGGCTTCGTGGGCCGCGAGAGCGAGCTGGCCGCGCTGGCGCGGTCGCTGGAGGAGTCCCGGCTGGTGACGGTCACCGGGATGGGCGGCGTCGGCAAGACCCGGCTGGTCACCCGCGCCGCCGCACTTCTGGAGAAACGGTACTGCGACGGTGTCTGGCTGGTGGAGCTGTCCGCCGTGCGCGATGCCGGGCTGCTGGAACACGCCGTGGCCGGGGCGCTGGGGCTGACCGACCAGACCGCCCGGCCGCCCCGCGCGGCGCTCGTCGAGCACTGCGCCGGCCGCGGCCTCCTGCTGGTCCTGGACGGTTTCGAACATCTGGTGGACGAGTGCGCCGCGCTGGTACGGGAGCTGCTGCGGCGCGCCCCCCGGCTGCGGGTGCTCGCGGCGGGCCGGCTGCCGCTGGAGCTGCCGGGCGAGAGCGTCCATCCGCTCGCCACGATGACCGACGAGGACGCGCTGCGGCTGTTCGCCGAGCGGGCCGCCGGGGTGTGCCCGGACTTCCGGCTGACCGACCGCAGCCGGGGCCCGGCCCGCGAGCTGTGCCGCAGGCTGGACGGGATTCCGCTGGCCCTGGAGCTGGCGGCCGGGCGGCTGCGGGCGCTGTCCACCGAGCAGGTTCTGCAACGGCTCGACGACCGCTTCCGGCTGCTGACCGGCGGCGGCCGGGGCGCCCTCGACCGGCACCAGACGCTGCGTACGGCGATCGGCTGGAGCCATGAGCTGTGCTCCCCGCCGCAGCGGATGCTGTGGGCCCGGCTCTCGGTCTTCGCCGGGCAGTTCGACCTGGAGGCCGTCGAGTACGTGTGCAGCGGCCCCGAGCTGCCCGCCGACTCGGTGCTGGACGTGCTCTCCGGGCTGCTCGCCCAATCCGTGGTGCTGCGCGAGGACTCCCCCGTCGGCACCCGCTACCGGATGCTGGACACCGTCCGCGAGTACGGGGCGGAGTGGCTGGCCGCCACCGGGGACGCCGACCGGCTGCGCCGCAGGCACCGCGACTGGTTCCTGGGGCTGGCCACCTGGTGCGAGCTGGACTGGTTCAGCCCCCGGCAGGCGGAGGTGGCGGCGCGGGTGGAGAGCGAGCTGCCCAATCTGCGCCGGGCCATGGAGTGCTCGCTGGAGAGTCCGCAGGAGGCGCACCTCGCCCAGTACCTGGCGGGCACGCTGTGGTTCCTGTGGGTGGGCTGCGGGCGGTTGTCCGAGGGCCGGCACTGGCTGGACCACGTACTGGAGGAGGACACCCCGTACGACGCCTCGCGGCTCAAGGCCCTGTGGGTGCTCGGCCATGTCGCGGTCGTCCAGGGCGATCCGGTGGCCGCGATCTCCGCGCTGACGGAGTGCCGGGAGGAGGCCGAGGCGGCGGGCGACGCCGCGGCCGCCGCGTACGCCGTGCACCGCACCGGGTGCCTGGCGCTGGTCACCGACGACATGGAGCGCGCGCGGGATCTGCTGGGCGACGCGCTCGCCCGCTACCGGGAGCTGGGCGAGCTGAACAGCAACGTCCTGATGGCGCAGGTCGAGCTCGCCATGGCCACCGGCTTCCTCGGCGACACCGAGCGGGCCGCGGCGATCTGCGAGGAGGTCCGGGACATCTGCGAGGACCACGGCGAGCGGTGGGCCCTGAGCTACGCGCTGTACGTGCTGGCCTACGCCGCCCTGGAGCGGGGGCGTCCGGAGCGGGCCCGGCGGCTGCTGGACGAGTCGCTGTCGATCAGCCACACGTTCCACGACCTGCTCGGCACCGTACTGGCCGTCGAACTGCTGGCGCTCGTCACGGTGACCGAGGGCGACGCGGCGGAGGCGGCACTGCTCCAGGGGGCCGCCGACCGGATCTGGCCGTCCGTGGGGCTGCCGCTGTTCGGTTCGGCGCACTACGGGGCGCCCCGGGCGCGCTGCGAAGAGCTGGCCCTGCGGGAGCTGGGCGGGGCGCGGTACGCCGCGGAGCTGGGCGCGGGCCGGGAGCTGGGGCCGGACGCGGCGGTGGCGCGGGCGCTGGCGGGGCGGAACGCGAAGGCCCGCCGCCTCCCGGAGTGCCGGGAAGGGGCGGGCCTGAGCGCCGGTGAAGAGCGACTGCGCCTGGATCAGCGGGCGTAGTACTCGACGACGAGCTGCTCGTCGCAGATCACGGGGATTTCCTTGCGGTTCGGGTCCCGGTCAAGGCGGAAGGCCAGGGCCTTCAGGTTCACCTGCAGGTAGCGCGGGGTCTCGCCGTCCGTGGCGTAACCACCCTCGCGGGCCACCTGGAAGGGGTGCTTCTCGCGGCTGCGCTCGCGGACCATGACGATGTCGTCCGGGCGGACGCGGAACGACGGCTTGTCGACCTTGCCACCGTTGACCTCGATGTGGCCGTGGACGACCATCTGGCGGGCCTGGTAGATGGTCCGGGCGATGCCCGAACGCAGGACCAGCGCGTCGAGACGGCGCTCGAGCTCGACGACGAGCGCCTCGCCCGTCTTGCCCTCGGCCTTCTTGGCGCGGTCGTAGGCACGCGCCATCTGGCGCTCGCTGATGTCGTACTGCGCACGCAGACGCTGCTTCTCGAGCAGACGGACCTTGTAGTCCGAGTTCTGCTTGCGGCCGCGGCCGTGCTCGCCCGGCGGGTAGGGGCGGGCCTCGAAGTACTTGACCGCCTTCGGCGTCAGCGCGATGCCGAGCGCGCGGCTCTTCTTGACCTTGGGACGCGACTGATTAGGCACGTTCTCCAGACC comes from the Streptomyces sp. NBC_00525 genome and includes:
- a CDS encoding DUF6167 family protein, with the translated sequence MFRRTFWFTAGAAAGVWATTKVNRKIRQLAPESLAAQAADKAVVAGHRIKDFALDVREGMARREAELGEALGIEAPDTPALPGGGPATHPTLPYHSYNRNEDH
- a CDS encoding DUF948 domain-containing protein, coding for MAGILVAVFWAILVSFLAVVLVRLAQTLRATTRLVADVTEQAVPLLADASATVRAAQTQLDKVDAIATDVQEVTSNASALSTTVASAFGGPLVKVAAFGYGVRQAIGRRSAPEPEARSGRSVIVGRTVPSARARKRNGRNSRGSKD
- a CDS encoding ATP-binding protein, with amino-acid sequence MRRPQRPSSPTGDSGAPAACDDTAAHPCPGNLPAELNGFVGRESELAALARSLEESRLVTVTGMGGVGKTRLVTRAAALLEKRYCDGVWLVELSAVRDAGLLEHAVAGALGLTDQTARPPRAALVEHCAGRGLLLVLDGFEHLVDECAALVRELLRRAPRLRVLAAGRLPLELPGESVHPLATMTDEDALRLFAERAAGVCPDFRLTDRSRGPARELCRRLDGIPLALELAAGRLRALSTEQVLQRLDDRFRLLTGGGRGALDRHQTLRTAIGWSHELCSPPQRMLWARLSVFAGQFDLEAVEYVCSGPELPADSVLDVLSGLLAQSVVLREDSPVGTRYRMLDTVREYGAEWLAATGDADRLRRRHRDWFLGLATWCELDWFSPRQAEVAARVESELPNLRRAMECSLESPQEAHLAQYLAGTLWFLWVGCGRLSEGRHWLDHVLEEDTPYDASRLKALWVLGHVAVVQGDPVAAISALTECREEAEAAGDAAAAAYAVHRTGCLALVTDDMERARDLLGDALARYRELGELNSNVLMAQVELAMATGFLGDTERAAAICEEVRDICEDHGERWALSYALYVLAYAALERGRPERARRLLDESLSISHTFHDLLGTVLAVELLALVTVTEGDAAEAALLQGAADRIWPSVGLPLFGSAHYGAPRARCEELALRELGGARYAAELGAGRELGPDAAVARALAGRNAKARRLPECREGAGLSAGEERLRLDQRA
- the rpsD gene encoding 30S ribosomal protein S4, with the protein product MPNQSRPKVKKSRALGIALTPKAVKYFEARPYPPGEHGRGRKQNSDYKVRLLEKQRLRAQYDISERQMARAYDRAKKAEGKTGEALVVELERRLDALVLRSGIARTIYQARQMVVHGHIEVNGGKVDKPSFRVRPDDIVMVRERSREKHPFQVAREGGYATDGETPRYLQVNLKALAFRLDRDPNRKEIPVICDEQLVVEYYAR